The Thermus oshimai DSM 12092 DNA segment TGGGACCCTCCAGGGCGTAGCGGAAGCGGCCCCCCTCGAGCCGGGCCCTCCCCTCCAGGTCCACGGGCTCCAGGTAGGGCGCTTCCGCCCGGCCCTTCAGGGCGAAGGCCAAGGCGGTCCAAGGCCCCCCGCCCGAAGCCTCCAGGCGGAGGGCCACCCCCCCTTGGCGGTAGCCCCCTTCCAGACGGGCGGAGAGGCCTTCCGGGGAAGCCTCCCCCTCCCCTTCCCCATAAGGCCCCTGGAAGCGGAGGCGGGCCTTTAGAAGTTCGTGCCCTAAGGCCTCGAGGCGCCCGTAGGGGGTCTCCCAAAGGAGCCTTCCACCCCCCTCCCCCCAGGCCCCCGAGACCTTCCCGAAAAGGCCAAAAGGGCTTAGGTCCAGGCCCTCGGCCCTCAGGTCCAGGCGAAGGGCCCCCTCGTACCCCCCGGAAAGGCGAAGCCCCGGCCCCGCCCCCTGGAAGCGCACCCGAAGGCCCTCCCCCGAGAAGGCCAGGGCCAGGGCGGAGAACCGGGCCTCCCCCCGGTAGCGGAGGGCCAAGAGGTCCGCCTCGCCCCGGAGGGCCCCCGCCCCCAGGGCGGGAAGCCGGGCCTCGCCCTGGAGGCGAAGCCCCCGCCAGGGCCCCTGGGCGGAAAGGGCCCCGTACGGGGTCTTGAGGGCAGCCCTCCCCCCCTGGAGGTCCCCCTCCGCCTCCAGCACCCCTTCCTGCCCCCGGTAGGCGAAGGGGAGGCGGAGCCGGAAGGGGAACCCCCCCCGGAAGGCCACCTCCCCCACCCCCTCCACCCTTAAGCCCTCCCGGTCCAACTGGAGGGGGAGGGGCGGCAGGGCGAGGCCCTCCACCGCCGGGGGGATCAGGCGCCCGGAAAGCCGAAGGCTAGGGTAGACCTCCCCTTCCGCCTCCACCCACCCCCAGGTGGAAAGGGAAAGCCTAGGCCCCTCCCCCAGGAGCCTCCCTTCCACCCCGTAGGCCCGGAAGCGGGCCCAGCCGGAAAACCCCTCCCGGTAGGCCAGGTCGGCCTCCAAGAGGAGGGGGCCCAGGCCCCCCTTCCCCACCACCCGTAGGCCCTCCCGGTAGCGCACCCCGAGCCCCCCGGCCCGGAGGTCCAGGCCCCTTTCCGGGTCGTAGACCCCCTCCAGGGGCACCCGGCCCAAGGGGGTGAGGGCCGCCCCCCTAAGCTCCGCCCCCAGGCCCCGGAGATGGGCCTCGGCCTCGAGGTAGCGCCCTTTTAAGGAGAGGCGCCCCGAAAGCCCTTCCCCCCCATACCGGGCCCGCCCCGAAAGGCGGAAGGTGTCCAGGAGGGAAAGGGGGAGGTCCCTCAGGGCGAGGTCCAAAACCCCCTTCCGGTAGCGCCCCTCCCCGTAGGGGCTTAGGAAGCGGAAGCCCCCATCCTCCTGGACCACAAAGAGGGGAAGGCGGGCGTAAGGGGAGTCGTAGCGGAGGTCCGCCCGAAGCCGCCCCAAGCGGAGCCGCCCCTCCCCCTCAAGCGCCCCCAGGAGGAGGGGCGTGGCCTTCAGGCTTAGGGCGAGGTCGGACCAAGGGCCAAAGAAGGCCAAAGGCCCAAGCCGCCCCCTCACCCTTCCCCCTTCCCCCTCCAGGCTTCCGGAAAGGTCTAAGGGCTGGAAAAGGGGAAGCCGCACCCCGGGGCTTTCCACCCCCACCCGGAAGCGGCTCCCCTCGCTCAAAAAGCGCACCCGGGCCAGGCCCTCCAGGGGCCTGGGCCAGGCCACCGCCCCTTCCCCTCGGGCCTGGACCCCCTCCCCCTCCAGGCGGAGGGCGCTTCCCAGGCTGTCCCGGAGGTGGGCCCGGTAGGCCTGGCCCCTCAGGGCGAAGTCCAGGGCGTAGGTCCGGTCAAAGAGGCGGCCCTCCGCCAGGGCCTCCAAGGAGAAGACCCCGTCAAACCCGAGCCTTCCCCGGTGGCGGAAAGGCTCCCCCAGAAGCCGCCCCTCCCCCTCAAAGGCCCCTTCCAGGGCGAGCCTCTCCCAGCCCGAGCCCTCGAGGCGGAGAAGCCCCTCCCCCTCCAAGGGAAGCTCCAGCCCGTAGTGGCGGGCCAGGGCCTGGAGCCTGGGGCGGCCCTCTAGGCGGAAGCGGTAGAAGGCCCGGCCCCAGTCCACCTCCGCCCAGGCGGTCAGGGGCCCCTCGAGGCCTTCCCCCCTAAGCTCCGCCTCCGCCCGCCCCCCAAGAAGGCGCACCTCCCCCCCCACCCCGCTGAGGCGGAAGCCCACCAGCTCCACCGCGCCCCCCTCCACCCGCGCCCGGCCCAGGACCCCCTTGGGCCCCACCTCCACCTCCCCGGAAAGGGCCCCGCCCAAGAGCCCCGGGTAGAAGAAGGAAAGGGCCCCCACCCCGCCCCTGAAGGCCACCCGCCAAGCGGAAAGGTCTTCCGCAAGAGGCCGGGCCTCCCCCTCCAGGGTCCCGCCGGGCAGGCGGGCCAGGAAGCGGTAGGGGTTTTGCCCCTCCAGGGTGAGGCGCAAGGGGGGGAGGAAGAGCCTTTCCCCTTTTGGGAGCTCCACCGCCACCTCCTCCAGGACCAGGCTCCGGAAGAGGGTCCTTATGGGGGGCGGGGGGCCCGGCTTTTCCGGAATCAGGGCCTCCCAGGTGGGCCGGATGAGCCCCTTCCGCACCCTAACCCTTAAGGGGAGTTCCCGGCGGAGCAGGCCCAAAAGGTCATAGGCCACCTCCACCTCCTCGGCCTTCAGGCTCAGGCCCTCCCCCCTAAGGTCCACCCCCCGGAGCCGGAGGCCCAGGAGGAGGTAGCCCCGAACCCCCTCCACCTTCCCGGAAAACCCTGCTCCCTCCAGGCCCCAGCGCACCACCCCCTGCAAAAGGGGGGGCCAGGCAGGGAGGGCCAGGAGAAAGAGGAGGGGAAGGAGGAAGAGGAGGCGCCGCACTCCTCCCGTAGGATAGACCCCCAGTGTGAAAAGGTCATGGAGGGGGGTTTAAAATGCCCCCATGCCGCGCCTGGTGGCCTTGGTCAGGGGAAGGGTGCAGGGGGTGGGGTACCGGGCCTTCGTGCAAAGGAAGGCCCTGGAGCTCGGGCTTTCCGGCTACGCGGAAAACCTTCCGGATGGGCGGGTGGAGGTGGTGGCGGAAGGCCCCAAGGAGGACCTGGAAGCCCTCCTCCACCACCTGAAACAGGGCCCAAGGCTGGCCCGGGTGGAGGAGGTGGAGGTGCAGTGGTCGGAGGAGACGGGCCTGAAGGGGTTCTACGTGTACTGAGCCCAGGCCTGGGGCCGCACCCCCGCCCGGAGGAGGGCCTCGGCCAGGGCCTCCCTTAGGGCGGGAAGGCCCGTGCCCTTCAGGGCGGAGACCGCCACCCCCCCCAGCCGCTCCTGGAGGTAGTAGAGGTCGTAAGGGGCCGCCCGGTCCGCCTTGTTCAGGGCCAGGACCCGGGGGGCCTCCACGGAAAGCTCCCGAAGAAGCTCCTCCACCACCCCATACCGCCCCAAAGCCCCATCCTCGGAGGCGTCCAGCACGTGGAGGAGAAGATCGGCCTCCCGCACCTCCTCCAGGGTGGCCCGGAAGGCCTCCAGGAGGGTTTCCGGCATCCTGCGGATGAAGCCCACGGTGTCCGTGAAGAGCACCTCCCCCACCCCGGGCAGGAAGCCCCGGCGGGTGAGGGGCCTCAGGGTGGCGAAGAGCTTGTCCTCCCCCGGCTCCCCGCCCCGGGCCAGGGCGGAAAGGAGGGTGGTCTTGCCCGCGTTGGTGTAGCCCACCACGGCGATGAGGGGAACCCCCCGGCGGCGCCGTTGCCTTCTCGCCTCCTCCCGCCGCTCGGCGTAGCCCTTCAGGCGGTGGGTGAGGTGGACGATCCGTTCCTGAAGCCGCCTGCGGTCCACCTCCAGCTTGGTCTCCCCGGGGCCCCGGGTGCCGATCCCACCCCCCAGGCGGGAAAGCTCCTTCCCCTTGCCCACGAGCCTAGGGAGGAGGTACTTGAGCTGGGCCAGCTCCACCTGGTCCTTGGCCTCGGGGGTCTTGGCGTGGAGGGCGAAGATGTCCAGGATGAGCTGGGTCCGGTCCAGGACTTTAAGGCCCGTGGCCCCCTCTATCTCCCGGGCCTGGGTGGGGGTGAGGTCCAGGCTGAAGATGAGGGTGGAGGCGTTCTCGTGGTAGGCCAGGCTTTTCAGCTCCTCCAGCTTCCCCAGGCCCACCAGGTAGCGGGGGTCCAGCTCGAGGCGGTAGACCAGGACTTTCCGCACCACCACCCCCCCTGCGGTGCGGGTGAGCTCGGCGAGCTCCTCTAGCGCGGCCTCCGCCTCCGGCCCCTCCCCCCGGTCCACCCCCACCAGGATGGCCCGCTCCCGCCCCCCGTCCTGGATCTCCAGCACCCGGGCCTGGCGGGCAAGCTCCTCCTCCAGGGCGTTCACCTCCGCCCAGAGGTCAAAGTCCAGGTACTGGTGGAAGGGCCTGGGCGG contains these protein-coding regions:
- the hflX gene encoding GTPase HflX, with protein sequence MEKIFGKTQGLKKSELKKLSNLYRRRVPKERLLTPELAHTLAALSAEMGRPVALLLDREGRVVRVGVGDAKDLPLPEGARTERRLSGYRLLHTHLAPGGFSRPDLSVLFLNRLDSLAALEVEGGQPGLLHVAFLSPPKAEEEDWRILPPRPFHQYLDFDLWAEVNALEEELARQARVLEIQDGGRERAILVGVDRGEGPEAEAALEELAELTRTAGGVVVRKVLVYRLELDPRYLVGLGKLEELKSLAYHENASTLIFSLDLTPTQAREIEGATGLKVLDRTQLILDIFALHAKTPEAKDQVELAQLKYLLPRLVGKGKELSRLGGGIGTRGPGETKLEVDRRRLQERIVHLTHRLKGYAERREEARRQRRRRGVPLIAVVGYTNAGKTTLLSALARGGEPGEDKLFATLRPLTRRGFLPGVGEVLFTDTVGFIRRMPETLLEAFRATLEEVREADLLLHVLDASEDGALGRYGVVEELLRELSVEAPRVLALNKADRAAPYDLYYLQERLGGVAVSALKGTGLPALREALAEALLRAGVRPQAWAQYT
- a CDS encoding acylphosphatase, with product MPRLVALVRGRVQGVGYRAFVQRKALELGLSGYAENLPDGRVEVVAEGPKEDLEALLHHLKQGPRLARVEEVEVQWSEETGLKGFYVY